The Candidatus Anaeroferrophillus wilburensis genomic interval CCGGATGATCATCTCCTTGAGGCGGCCACTGATATGGAGGTAACCATCCTCGTCAAGCCAGCCCAAATCACCGGAATGGAGCCAGCCATGATGGTCAATGGCTTTGCCGGTGGCGTCAGGGTCATCATAATAGCCCTTCATAACCTGGTAACCGCGAAAACACACTTCACCGATTTCCCCCCGGGGCAGGATGGTGCCGTGCCGGGGTGACACCACTTTCACCTCCTGATGGGGAAGGTTGGTGCCCACCGTTGTTGTCCGGCGAACCAGATTATCATTGGCTGCCGTCAGGTGGGTAAGGGGCGAGGCTTCGGTCTGACCGTAGCCGATCAGAATCCGGGAACAATGCATCCGGGTTATGACCCGCTCCACCAAGTCAGGAGCACAGGGAGCACCAGCCATAATCCCGGTACGCAGACTCGATAAATCGAAGTCGGCAAATCCAGGATGTTCAAGCTCAGCTATAAACATGGTCGGCACCCCGTGAACCGCGGTACAGCGCTCTTCGGCAATCCCCCGCAGCACCGCCGACGGCTCAAAATAGTCACAGGGGATGACAATACAGGCACCCACCGACAGGCAGAGTAGGTTGCCCAGCACCAGACCGAAACAGTGGTAAAAGGGCACCGGCACGCAGAGTCGGTCGACAGCCGTAAAACCCAAGGATCGGGCGGCAAAATAGGCATTATTGAGGATATTATGATGACTCAGCTCAACCGCCTTCGGCGTCCCGGTAGTCCCGGAAGTATACTGGATATTGATGGGGTCGTCAAAATCAAGGCCAGCGGTAACCGCCTCCAGTTGTTCTTCCTTTATCTGCTCAGCTGCCGCCATTACATCCTGCCAGAGGGTAAAGCCGGAAGACGGCCGGCTGGTGGCGGCTGGGTTGGCAGGATCATAAAGGATGACATGGCGCAGTGCAGGAACTTGATCATCATCCAGTGCACCTGCCGTTGCCCATGCCAACGAAGGCAATAAACCAGCAAGCATGGCGGCATAGTCACTGGTCCTGAATGCCGGAATGACAAACAAACCTTGGACATGGGACCGCCGCAGGGCATACGATAGTTCTTTCGGTCGATACGCCGGGTTAATGGTCACCAAGACAGCTCCAATCCGGGCGGTGGCCAGCTGCAGGACAATCCACTGCAGGTTGTTGGTCGACCAGATGCCGATCCGGTCACCGGAACCATATCCGAGGGCCAGCAGGCCCCGAGCCAGGGAGTCGGCTTCCTGCCGCAGCTCCCGGTAGGTCAACCGTCTATTCTGGGGCAGGGAAACCACTGCCTCGTGATCAGGATAGGCTGCCATAATCCGGGCGGCATGGGCATAAATGGTTGCCCCTAGCAGCGGTTCATCGCCACCCCGGTGGAGATAACTTGACCGTTGGGCAGTCATCAGGATTCCTGCCGGTGCCAGCGCCGGTAGCTCATCGCTTTTTTTACCCGCCTGAGTGCCATTGCCGCTGCCGCCTCCCTGGGTTGGCAGCCTTTCCGGCATGCCTCCTCCAGCACCTGGTGG includes:
- a CDS encoding AMP-binding protein, producing the protein MTAQRSSYLHRGGDEPLLGATIYAHAARIMAAYPDHEAVVSLPQNRRLTYRELRQEADSLARGLLALGYGSGDRIGIWSTNNLQWIVLQLATARIGAVLVTINPAYRPKELSYALRRSHVQGLFVIPAFRTSDYAAMLAGLLPSLAWATAGALDDDQVPALRHVILYDPANPAATSRPSSGFTLWQDVMAAAEQIKEEQLEAVTAGLDFDDPINIQYTSGTTGTPKAVELSHHNILNNAYFAARSLGFTAVDRLCVPVPFYHCFGLVLGNLLCLSVGACIVIPCDYFEPSAVLRGIAEERCTAVHGVPTMFIAELEHPGFADFDLSSLRTGIMAGAPCAPDLVERVITRMHCSRILIGYGQTEASPLTHLTAANDNLVRRTTTVGTNLPHQEVKVVSPRHGTILPRGEIGEVCFRGYQVMKGYYDDPDATGKAIDHHGWLHSGDLGWLDEDGYLHISGRLKEMIIRGGENIYPREIEDFLVSHPDILQVAVFGVPDPRMGEEIVAWVQLRPGLKITATELKEYCRGAIAHFKIPRHICFVDAFPLTVTGKPAKFRMREKFMQEHDLM